Proteins from one Catenuloplanes atrovinosus genomic window:
- a CDS encoding tetratricopeptide repeat protein, with protein MPSLPLRKQYRALPAPVRGCCDAFTVQPGHDVSVPALAATLGTTDTDVDAHVRHLTGTGLVRPEPGGRYRMPPLFWARAAKELQRRPGRRQLLTERFGDWCLGHARAAAAIVAPYRTPYPAKIAHLDPAAIAFPTPAAALDWLANERVTLLALAHDRKDTDPHLVWLLVDALRVLFDVRGGLDDRITADGIALDCAVRAGDPVWLSHAWRRTGWSQYDWGHHAAADDAFQQAIQSATGIDDTRTRIIATASATEGLATIYAAEGDIDQALRLLDAHQGVFTAHGDNRSQGLSALTTAVILINAQRPRDALPVLSIASDMLIRAGGTDPYHATRVGLETGRALTALGDHDAAKFILAMALQQMVTLGLPRGHATAARYLGDLAMRLGCLPEARAYYETAADLYAHLGDHTHTVITDLLNRIDNLQTRRGPRATTAVRTAAGARRP; from the coding sequence ATGCCCAGCCTGCCGCTCCGTAAGCAGTATCGCGCTCTGCCCGCACCGGTCCGCGGCTGCTGCGACGCGTTCACCGTCCAACCCGGCCACGACGTCAGCGTGCCGGCACTGGCCGCCACGCTCGGCACCACCGACACCGACGTCGACGCGCACGTGCGCCACCTCACCGGCACCGGCCTGGTGCGGCCGGAACCGGGCGGCCGATACCGGATGCCGCCCCTCTTCTGGGCCCGTGCTGCCAAAGAACTGCAGCGCAGGCCGGGCCGCCGCCAACTGCTGACCGAACGGTTCGGCGACTGGTGCCTCGGCCACGCACGGGCCGCCGCCGCGATCGTGGCCCCGTACCGCACCCCGTACCCGGCGAAAATCGCCCACCTCGACCCGGCCGCGATCGCGTTCCCCACCCCGGCCGCGGCACTGGACTGGCTCGCGAACGAGCGGGTCACCCTCCTCGCCCTCGCCCACGACCGCAAGGACACCGACCCGCACCTGGTGTGGCTGCTGGTGGACGCGCTGCGGGTGCTGTTCGACGTCCGCGGCGGGCTGGACGACCGGATCACCGCCGACGGCATCGCCCTCGACTGCGCCGTGCGGGCCGGTGACCCCGTCTGGCTGTCCCACGCCTGGCGCCGCACCGGCTGGAGCCAATACGACTGGGGCCACCACGCCGCCGCCGACGACGCGTTCCAGCAGGCGATCCAGTCCGCCACCGGCATCGACGACACACGCACCCGCATCATCGCCACCGCCTCCGCCACTGAGGGCCTGGCCACCATCTACGCCGCGGAAGGCGACATCGACCAGGCGCTGCGCCTGCTCGACGCCCACCAAGGCGTCTTCACCGCCCACGGCGACAACCGCAGCCAAGGCCTGTCCGCGCTGACCACCGCGGTCATCCTCATCAACGCACAACGACCACGCGACGCGCTGCCCGTGCTGTCCATCGCCAGCGACATGCTCATCCGCGCCGGCGGCACCGACCCCTACCACGCCACCCGCGTCGGCCTGGAGACCGGCCGGGCACTGACCGCCCTCGGCGACCACGACGCGGCGAAATTCATCCTCGCGATGGCCCTACAGCAGATGGTGACCCTCGGCCTGCCCCGCGGCCACGCCACCGCAGCACGCTACCTCGGCGACCTCGCCATGCGCCTCGGCTGCCTACCCGAGGCCCGGGCCTACTACGAGACCGCCGCCGACCTCTACGCCCACCTCGGCGACCACACCCACACCGTCATCACCGACCTCCTCAACCGCATCGACAACCTTCAGACCCGCCGCGGGCCCCGGGCCACCACCGCGGTACGAACCGCGGCCGGCGCCCGCCGGCCGTGA
- a CDS encoding GNAT family N-acetyltransferase codes for MSGHMPRPAGEDDIGWVTGLLALTYRNSPVLRWALPSDDIRDALAGYLVRPIVEYALVRGHVDVVDGLAAAVWTPSGQPLPPAHPQEWETMWGEGTLANLPLLHDILTTRRPPGRDYLALLAVAGTARGGGIGTALLAHHHAYLDQHAVTGYVEATGDTTGFYRHAGYAADGDPIRLPCGGPVLHPMARTPSAVSPSAATGAKCVR; via the coding sequence ATGAGCGGACACATGCCGCGGCCCGCCGGCGAGGACGACATCGGCTGGGTGACCGGCCTGCTGGCCCTGACCTACCGCAACAGCCCGGTCCTGCGCTGGGCACTGCCCAGCGACGACATCCGGGACGCGCTGGCCGGCTACTTGGTGCGCCCGATCGTGGAATACGCGCTGGTGCGCGGCCACGTCGACGTCGTCGACGGGCTGGCCGCCGCGGTGTGGACACCTTCGGGGCAGCCGCTGCCACCGGCGCACCCGCAGGAGTGGGAGACCATGTGGGGCGAGGGGACGCTGGCGAACCTGCCGCTGCTGCACGACATCCTGACGACCCGGCGCCCGCCCGGCCGCGACTACCTGGCGCTGCTCGCCGTCGCGGGCACCGCCCGCGGCGGGGGGATCGGCACCGCGCTGCTGGCACACCACCACGCCTACCTGGACCAGCACGCCGTGACCGGCTACGTGGAGGCGACCGGCGACACCACCGGGTTCTACCGGCACGCCGGATACGCCGCCGACGGTGACCCGATCCGCCTGCCCTGCGGTGGCCCGGTCCTGCATCCGATGGCCCGCACTCCTTCGGCGGTCTCCCCGTCGGCCGCCACGGGTGCGAAGTGCGTCCGGTGA
- a CDS encoding S1 family peptidase translates to MRHTARLLVTAAMAAAVLLLGPAATAPASAEDPQPLIVGGRPATQVYRGVGSLQVQRGTDPSFHTCAVTLWTPRHAITNAHCVTTTDGLPKDPARYTIQWDAIDRLAGDPVTGVTKIVAHQDWDWLTPGGGLHGDIAVLWLNTPVWSVPSALPPVGHSPAPPAGQQARIVGWGYTSSPPADPTAPRYMSEADLRIVDPAACTAADIDAGEVCVADPARPGVAACNGDSGGPVMTPTKTSKTIWHLAGTASRETAAGCTGPVVYTSAVYYRTWINDTIAGRGAAVPRPGRTLAPGSSAYRWMGCGITC, encoded by the coding sequence TTGAGACACACAGCCCGGCTGCTCGTGACGGCCGCGATGGCGGCGGCGGTACTGCTGCTCGGCCCCGCCGCGACGGCACCGGCCTCGGCCGAGGACCCGCAGCCGCTGATCGTCGGCGGCCGCCCGGCCACCCAGGTGTATCGCGGTGTCGGGTCGCTGCAGGTGCAGCGCGGCACCGACCCGTCGTTTCATACCTGCGCGGTCACCCTGTGGACGCCACGGCACGCGATCACCAACGCCCACTGCGTGACCACCACGGACGGCCTGCCCAAGGACCCGGCCCGGTACACGATCCAGTGGGATGCGATCGACCGGCTCGCGGGCGATCCGGTGACCGGCGTGACCAAGATCGTCGCCCACCAGGACTGGGACTGGCTCACGCCGGGCGGCGGCCTGCACGGCGACATCGCGGTGCTGTGGCTGAACACGCCGGTGTGGAGCGTGCCCAGCGCGCTGCCGCCGGTCGGGCACTCCCCGGCGCCGCCGGCCGGGCAGCAGGCCCGCATCGTCGGCTGGGGGTACACCTCCTCACCGCCGGCCGATCCGACAGCGCCGCGGTACATGTCCGAGGCGGACCTGCGCATCGTGGACCCGGCCGCGTGCACGGCGGCCGACATCGACGCCGGCGAGGTGTGCGTCGCCGACCCCGCCCGCCCCGGCGTCGCGGCCTGCAACGGCGACTCCGGCGGCCCGGTGATGACACCGACCAAGACCAGCAAGACGATCTGGCACCTGGCCGGTACCGCGTCGCGTGAGACCGCGGCCGGCTGTACCGGCCCGGTCGTCTACACCAGCGCCGTCTATTACCGGACCTGGATCAACGACACGATCGCCGGCCGCGGCGCCGCCGTGCCGCGCCCTGGGCGCACGCTGGCGCCTGGGTCGTCGGCGTACCGGTGGATGGGCTGCGGCATCACCTGCTGA
- a CDS encoding SAM-dependent methyltransferase yields the protein MTESAAPGGGSLAPRPAFVAAALAGLPVGSESERTAAAALARDLPEYVEAQLETDVFRRRALRELAQQRICQIVVVGGGICTAEVAVALTARISAGARVAFVDDDRQISAHLRARLVGYGTTVAVTADLTNPDTVLDHPALRDVIDLRAPVGLMLIGAVDRLAGRADTPSILARYIRRLPAGSLLAVTAGTLDGLPDTDRARWHHHTRHHLPHAGISAADFAAALEGLDLLGPGITAARDWTPGHDARAHPAAVPRVYAAIGRTR from the coding sequence ATGACTGAGTCCGCGGCACCCGGCGGCGGATCGCTGGCGCCGCGGCCGGCGTTCGTGGCCGCCGCGCTGGCCGGTCTGCCGGTCGGCTCCGAAAGCGAACGCACGGCGGCGGCCGCGCTCGCCCGCGACCTGCCCGAGTACGTCGAAGCGCAGTTGGAAACGGACGTGTTCCGGCGGCGGGCGCTGCGCGAGCTGGCGCAACAGCGGATCTGCCAGATCGTTGTCGTCGGCGGCGGGATCTGCACGGCCGAGGTCGCCGTGGCCCTGACCGCGCGGATCAGCGCCGGGGCCCGGGTGGCGTTCGTCGATGACGACCGGCAGATCAGCGCGCATCTGCGAGCCCGTCTGGTCGGGTACGGCACCACGGTCGCGGTGACCGCGGACCTGACCAACCCGGACACGGTCCTCGACCACCCAGCGCTGCGCGACGTGATCGACCTGCGCGCGCCGGTCGGGCTGATGCTCATCGGCGCCGTGGACCGGCTCGCCGGCCGGGCCGACACCCCGTCGATACTCGCCCGGTACATCCGACGGCTGCCCGCGGGCAGCCTGCTCGCCGTGACCGCGGGCACCCTCGACGGGCTGCCGGACACCGACCGCGCCCGCTGGCACCACCACACCCGCCACCATCTTCCGCACGCCGGCATCAGCGCCGCCGACTTCGCCGCGGCCCTGGAAGGCCTTGACCTGCTGGGCCCGGGGATCACCGCCGCCCGCGACTGGACGCCCGGCCACGACGCCCGCGCACACCCGGCGGCGGTGCCGAGGGTGTATGCGGCGATCGGACGCACGCGATGA
- a CDS encoding GNAT family N-acetyltransferase produces MTGTTPSGPPVRRVRIDALPAVASVLADALHGGDLASWLVPDPARRAEIYPGYLGMLAEPLLTHGYVNMIGDDAVACWIHLDRRPPPEPDGYPARLRAVCGPDHPRFADLDAAIALNHPLDRPHTYLAFLAVRPAAQRRGLGSALLGATHAHLDQLGVPAYLEATGDRNRALYRRHGYTDYGAPFPVTRGGPLLYPMWRDPRT; encoded by the coding sequence ATGACCGGCACGACACCGTCCGGCCCGCCGGTGCGCAGAGTCCGGATCGACGCCTTACCCGCGGTGGCATCCGTGCTGGCCGACGCACTGCACGGCGGCGATCTCGCCTCCTGGCTGGTGCCCGACCCCGCCCGCCGCGCCGAGATCTACCCCGGCTACCTCGGCATGCTCGCCGAGCCGCTGCTCACCCACGGCTACGTGAACATGATCGGCGACGACGCGGTCGCCTGCTGGATCCACCTCGATCGCCGCCCGCCACCGGAGCCGGACGGCTACCCGGCACGGTTGCGTGCAGTGTGCGGGCCGGACCATCCCCGCTTCGCCGACCTGGACGCGGCGATCGCCCTAAATCACCCGCTCGACCGGCCACACACCTATCTGGCGTTCCTGGCGGTGCGGCCGGCCGCGCAGCGGCGCGGGCTCGGGTCGGCGCTGCTGGGCGCCACCCACGCGCACCTGGACCAGCTCGGCGTTCCGGCGTACCTGGAAGCGACCGGCGACCGCAACCGCGCCCTCTACCGCCGCCACGGCTACACCGACTACGGCGCCCCCTTCCCCGTCACCCGCGGCGGCCCGCTGCTGTACCCGATGTGGCGCGACCCGCGCACGTAG
- a CDS encoding APC family permease: MTVIAGGATTQWAVTGVLGIPVAYLAVAVVLAVFFVGFLDMSRRIPNAGAFYAYIRQGLGRHLAVGGAFIAVVAYGAMQVGLYGGAGPVAATFFDVEFGWSAPWWVFALICWAVIAVMGVLRVDVNGAVLAVLLAGEILIAAVLAAVQVTHPADGVITYDALHLATLVTSGSFAVAFVVGYTGFVGVEGAAVFAEETKDPRRTVRNATFIALGLIGVLYAFCSWAMSVAAGPQHIVGRATAEGSELIFSLAAAFVPAVVITAGRLLFVTSLLAAGLAFHNAFARYIFALGREGVIPAVFAKVSPRTNAPIGGSITQSVIGLVCIGLYAIAGWDPMTHLFYWITCLAGLGVLILMAVTSVSVAAFHLARWRTRRRTQPADAMDDEPVSVVQGIIAPMIASALMAWIFVETLQTFHVLLGVDAADPVRWLLPAAFLAAGAIGVVWAEVLRRSRPAVYARIGLGSSVPTRIDPVTPLPATGGDPR, from the coding sequence ATGACCGTCATCGCCGGCGGCGCGACCACGCAGTGGGCCGTGACCGGCGTGCTCGGCATCCCGGTCGCCTACCTCGCCGTCGCGGTCGTCCTCGCCGTCTTCTTCGTCGGGTTCCTGGACATGTCGCGGCGGATCCCGAACGCCGGTGCGTTCTACGCCTACATCCGGCAGGGCCTCGGCCGGCATCTGGCCGTCGGTGGGGCGTTCATCGCGGTCGTCGCCTACGGCGCCATGCAGGTCGGCCTGTACGGCGGCGCCGGGCCCGTCGCGGCGACGTTCTTCGACGTCGAGTTCGGCTGGTCGGCGCCGTGGTGGGTGTTCGCGCTCATCTGCTGGGCCGTCATCGCGGTCATGGGCGTGTTGCGCGTGGACGTCAACGGCGCGGTGCTCGCGGTGCTGCTGGCTGGCGAGATCCTCATCGCGGCCGTGCTCGCCGCGGTGCAGGTCACCCACCCGGCCGACGGGGTGATCACCTACGACGCACTCCACCTCGCCACGCTCGTCACCAGCGGAAGCTTCGCGGTGGCGTTCGTGGTCGGCTACACCGGCTTCGTCGGGGTGGAAGGCGCCGCGGTCTTCGCCGAGGAGACCAAGGACCCGCGGCGCACGGTCCGCAACGCGACGTTCATCGCGCTCGGGCTGATCGGCGTGCTCTACGCGTTCTGCTCCTGGGCGATGTCGGTCGCGGCCGGGCCGCAGCACATCGTCGGCCGGGCCACCGCCGAAGGCAGCGAGCTCATCTTCTCCCTCGCGGCCGCCTTCGTCCCCGCCGTCGTCATCACCGCCGGCCGGCTGCTGTTCGTCACCAGCCTGCTGGCCGCCGGGCTCGCCTTCCACAACGCCTTCGCCCGGTACATCTTCGCCCTCGGCCGCGAAGGCGTGATCCCGGCCGTGTTCGCCAAGGTCAGCCCGCGCACCAACGCCCCGATCGGCGGGTCGATCACCCAGTCCGTCATCGGCCTGGTGTGTATCGGGCTCTACGCGATCGCCGGCTGGGACCCGATGACCCACCTGTTCTACTGGATCACCTGCCTGGCCGGCCTCGGCGTGCTGATCCTGATGGCGGTCACCTCCGTCAGCGTGGCCGCCTTCCACCTCGCCCGCTGGCGCACCCGCCGCCGCACGCAGCCCGCCGACGCGATGGACGACGAGCCGGTCAGCGTCGTGCAGGGCATCATCGCGCCGATGATCGCCTCGGCGCTGATGGCCTGGATCTTCGTCGAGACCCTCCAGACGTTCCACGTCCTTCTCGGCGTCGACGCGGCCGACCCGGTGCGCTGGCTCCTCCCTGCGGCCTTCCTCGCCGCCGGGGCGATCGGTGTGGTGTGGGCCGAGGTGCTGCGCCGCAGCCGCCCGGCGGTCTACGCCCGGATCGGCCTGGGCTCCAGCGTGCCGACCCGGATCGACCCGGTCACGCCGCTGCCGGCCACCGGCGGAGACCCTCGATGA
- a CDS encoding GPP34 family phosphoprotein — protein sequence MTHGYGRHAYAGPQHHSGAVRPTPGRASAAVDGPTVPVAVVTARQPAASTVRRKPGHRTVDDLFWAFHESRGVCRVSAATAELGLAAALLWDLREYIAIGSESITVVRRVEAAGLPEDALEAEILRYLIDEAQAGHSTLVWLEFIASCGVYRRTVDRLVTERKAVVRGTLRKRYEPANILLTWPALQLMRRCRADEPFTAEDIGLLALVMACGLQSHVFYDDTAHAVAHAQRVLETVPADLRALYLCTRAAIGKAVEVHR from the coding sequence ATGACGCACGGATACGGACGGCACGCCTACGCGGGGCCACAACACCACAGCGGCGCAGTGCGTCCCACTCCCGGCCGTGCATCCGCTGCCGTCGATGGGCCGACGGTGCCGGTCGCCGTCGTCACTGCACGGCAGCCTGCCGCGTCGACGGTGCGGCGCAAACCGGGCCACCGCACCGTCGACGACCTTTTCTGGGCCTTTCACGAGTCGCGTGGCGTGTGCCGGGTCTCCGCGGCGACGGCGGAGCTCGGGCTCGCTGCCGCCTTGCTGTGGGACCTGCGCGAGTACATCGCGATCGGCAGCGAGTCGATCACCGTCGTACGACGGGTCGAGGCCGCAGGCTTGCCCGAGGATGCGCTGGAAGCGGAGATCCTCCGGTATCTGATCGACGAAGCGCAGGCCGGTCATTCGACGCTGGTGTGGCTGGAGTTCATCGCAAGCTGCGGCGTCTACCGCCGTACCGTCGACCGGCTGGTCACCGAGCGGAAAGCGGTGGTGCGCGGCACGCTGCGGAAGCGGTACGAGCCGGCGAACATCCTCTTGACGTGGCCGGCGCTGCAGCTGATGCGCCGGTGCCGCGCCGACGAGCCGTTCACCGCCGAGGACATCGGCTTGCTGGCGCTGGTGATGGCGTGCGGCCTGCAGAGTCACGTCTTCTACGACGACACGGCGCACGCCGTCGCGCACGCGCAACGGGTGCTGGAGACCGTACCTGCTGATCTGCGGGCGCTGTATCTGTGCACCAGGGCGGCGATCGGCAAGGCCGTCGAGGTCCATCGGTAA
- a CDS encoding CPBP family intramembrane glutamic endopeptidase, with the protein MTIDQPHDGQPLAATVAAADAGTPPAGTAAPPDTGAGQVAAVVWYHRLSAHVSWRRTLAATIVIFTVWIGLRAVLEFAAAQLPGGQLPVLGPASGFAARLFGVAVCTPLVLAAAWGIERRPAGTVSSIAGRLRWSRLGWWLLVATGFQFLFVGVVVCTLLVYGLVVPSAVPTSPSGAAPQTFGGEPGRDVLIGGLIIVALLAAQTIAEEYQRGWLLQAVRVTRSPWQAIFAQVAVWALLHADYSVHGAVALVLVGVMLGWVTVHSGGLEAAIAWHLVTNISGGVLWLLHSGLAAFGPDIGVADVDSWLWLPAMLVTVVGYAATVARKTARDTTTPGPAAPG; encoded by the coding sequence ATGACAATCGATCAACCCCACGACGGCCAGCCGTTGGCGGCTACGGTGGCGGCCGCGGACGCCGGCACACCACCCGCCGGCACGGCCGCACCGCCGGATACCGGCGCCGGGCAGGTGGCGGCGGTCGTCTGGTACCACCGGCTGAGCGCGCACGTGTCGTGGCGGCGCACGCTCGCCGCCACGATCGTGATCTTCACGGTCTGGATAGGGCTGCGCGCGGTGCTGGAGTTCGCGGCCGCGCAGCTTCCCGGCGGGCAGCTGCCGGTCCTCGGCCCGGCGTCCGGCTTCGCCGCCCGGCTGTTCGGCGTCGCGGTGTGTACCCCGCTGGTGCTGGCCGCCGCGTGGGGCATCGAGCGCCGTCCGGCCGGCACGGTCAGTTCGATCGCCGGCCGGCTGCGCTGGTCGCGGCTGGGCTGGTGGCTGCTGGTGGCCACCGGTTTCCAGTTCCTGTTCGTCGGTGTGGTGGTCTGCACCCTCCTCGTGTACGGGCTCGTGGTCCCGTCAGCGGTGCCCACCTCGCCGTCCGGTGCGGCGCCTCAGACGTTCGGCGGGGAGCCGGGGCGGGACGTGTTGATCGGCGGGCTGATCATCGTCGCGTTGCTCGCGGCGCAGACGATCGCGGAGGAGTACCAGCGGGGGTGGCTGTTGCAGGCGGTGCGGGTGACCCGCTCCCCGTGGCAGGCGATCTTCGCTCAGGTCGCGGTCTGGGCGCTGCTGCACGCGGACTATTCCGTCCACGGCGCCGTGGCCCTGGTCCTCGTCGGCGTCATGCTGGGCTGGGTCACCGTCCACAGCGGCGGGCTGGAAGCCGCGATCGCCTGGCACCTGGTCACCAACATCTCTGGCGGCGTCCTCTGGCTCCTGCACTCGGGGCTGGCCGCGTTCGGCCCCGACATCGGCGTCGCGGACGTGGACTCCTGGCTGTGGCTGCCCGCCATGCTCGTCACCGTCGTCGGTTACGCCGCGACCGTGGCCAGGAAGACCGCCCGCGACACCACCACCCCTGGTCCCGCCGCACCCGGCTGA
- a CDS encoding ABC transporter substrate-binding protein codes for MVHGIRRAFGAAFAVLLAVTGCATNGTTPAPSASGLTPVVALTGFGLQGQDAYLLLGERMGFFRDAGIALEVQGGKGTSDNMAILASGRAQFVTSDITAASILFGGGHTDFVIFACVYQRMIAAITARPGAGITTSPKSLEGKTIGRFPGSANSELFPLYAQLAGFDASKVNWQDISNPDDLKPNLAAGKLDAITDTLIGVNGTASVLKDNGVAGPAVVLPFEQYLTDPYGNGWATTTRIMTEQPDLVQRFHDAVLKSLSYALAHPDQAAAVIEADPYHYRPGVAQREIEAMVPQVFTNGDGTLGGIDPDRATRAVSILQGGGLITGDLDPAAYIDFAMARPVQFPQRPGGV; via the coding sequence ATGGTTCACGGGATCCGGCGAGCGTTCGGCGCCGCGTTCGCGGTGCTCCTCGCCGTCACCGGCTGCGCCACCAACGGCACGACGCCCGCGCCCAGCGCGAGTGGTCTGACCCCCGTGGTCGCGCTGACCGGGTTTGGCCTCCAGGGCCAGGACGCGTACCTCCTGCTCGGCGAGCGGATGGGTTTCTTCCGTGACGCCGGGATCGCCCTGGAGGTCCAGGGCGGTAAGGGCACCAGCGACAACATGGCGATCCTGGCCAGCGGCCGGGCGCAGTTCGTGACCAGCGACATCACGGCCGCGTCGATCCTGTTCGGTGGGGGCCACACGGACTTCGTGATCTTCGCCTGCGTCTATCAGCGGATGATCGCCGCGATCACGGCCCGGCCGGGTGCGGGTATCACCACGTCGCCGAAGTCGCTGGAAGGCAAGACGATCGGCCGGTTCCCCGGCAGCGCGAACTCCGAGCTGTTCCCGCTGTACGCGCAACTCGCCGGCTTCGACGCATCCAAGGTCAACTGGCAGGATATTTCCAACCCGGACGACCTGAAGCCGAACCTGGCGGCCGGGAAGCTCGATGCGATCACGGACACGCTGATCGGCGTGAACGGCACCGCAAGCGTCCTCAAGGACAACGGCGTCGCCGGGCCTGCGGTGGTGTTGCCGTTCGAGCAGTACCTGACGGACCCGTACGGCAACGGGTGGGCGACCACCACCCGGATCATGACCGAGCAGCCGGATCTGGTGCAGCGCTTCCACGACGCGGTACTGAAGTCGCTGTCCTACGCGCTGGCCCACCCGGACCAGGCCGCGGCGGTCATCGAAGCCGACCCCTACCACTATCGGCCCGGTGTGGCCCAGCGCGAGATCGAGGCCATGGTCCCGCAGGTGTTCACCAACGGGGACGGCACGCTCGGCGGCATCGACCCCGACCGCGCCACACGCGCGGTGTCGATCCTCCAAGGCGGCGGGCTGATCACCGGCGACCTCGACCCGGCCGCGTACATCGACTTCGCGATGGCGCGGCCGGTGCAGTTCCCGCAGCGGCCCGGCGGAGTCTGA